In Rickettsiella endosymbiont of Aleochara curtula, one genomic interval encodes:
- a CDS encoding response regulator transcription factor — protein MRILLVEDDGALGDGIHKGLKQYGYTVDWLTDGRTALSSIKTETFDVILLDLNLPGLPGLTVLREMRAAGITMPVLILTARHAIEDRIKGLDSGADDYLTKPFDLDELSARIRALQRRFSSNRAAPLLTYRDIELDPSSFTVTLKGSAISLSRREFSLLQKLLENAGHVVSRDSLNQCLYGWGDEIDSNTLEVHVHNLRKKLVDTNFIRTIRGVGYMAEKENN, from the coding sequence ATGCGCATTCTATTAGTTGAAGATGATGGAGCATTAGGTGATGGAATTCACAAAGGGCTAAAACAGTATGGCTATACGGTTGATTGGCTCACCGATGGCCGAACCGCTTTAAGCTCTATCAAGACAGAAACATTTGATGTCATCCTACTCGATTTGAATTTACCAGGTCTACCTGGCTTAACTGTTCTCCGCGAAATGCGTGCAGCGGGCATCACCATGCCTGTACTGATCCTAACAGCGCGCCATGCCATCGAAGATAGAATTAAGGGTTTAGATAGTGGTGCTGATGATTATTTAACTAAGCCTTTTGACCTAGACGAATTGTCTGCCAGAATTCGGGCGTTACAACGACGTTTTTCCAGCAACCGCGCCGCCCCTCTATTGACGTATCGCGATATTGAATTAGATCCCAGCTCATTTACCGTCACACTCAAAGGATCGGCAATTAGTTTGTCGCGTCGTGAATTTAGTTTACTGCAAAAATTGTTAGAAAATGCCGGCCATGTTGTCTCGCGTGACTCGCTTAATCAATGTCTCTATGGCTGGGGGGATGAAATTGATAGTAATACATTAGAAGTGCACGTCCATAATTTACGCAAGAAATTAGTAGACACTAACTTTATTCGAACCATACGTGGTGTGGGGTATATGGCGGAGAAGGAAAATAATTAA
- the ligA gene encoding NAD-dependent DNA ligase LigA, with product MPKPSANIKKIAELKKKINEHNYRYHILDEPLISDAAYDKLFRELEDLEKQHPELISNDSPTQRVGSAPLTSFQQVQHAIPMLSLENAFSEKEVLAFNKRIQERLHTEKDIEYSCEPKLDGIAVSLIYHKGQLIRAATRGDGNTGEDITLNIRTILSIPLQLRASNYPTRLEVRGEVYIPKKAFQQLNDRLKEAGEKTFVNPRNAAAGSLRQLNPKITAQRSLAFFTHSVGQIEDGKLAPTHTLILDQFKHWGLPRCPQTQTAKNISACLAYYHKIEKQRPTLPYEIDGVVYKVNAIALQQQLGFVSRAPRWALAHKFPAEEELTQVLAIEFQVGRTGALTPVARLQPVFVGGATISNATLHNMDEVKRKDIRVGDTVIIRRAGDVIPEIVSVVKEKRPVHTLALKLPKHCPICGSDIVKIATESAARCSGALYCPAQRKEAIKHFASRKAMNIEGLGNKLVDQLVDTGLIKDVSDLYHLMPEQLADLEHLGEKSALKLCEAISASKKTSLTRFLYGLGIRDVGITTAQNLAQHFQDLKSIMHAGEASLQAITDIGPVVAAHVKKFFNESHNLEVIKNLLATGITWPKPTVINAQHTSLLTGKSFVLTGSLSELSREQTVALLQELGAKVSSSVSKKTDYVIVGKDPGSKLTRAQELGLSILSEKKFLELLKKANLS from the coding sequence ATGCCTAAACCATCCGCTAATATAAAAAAAATCGCCGAACTTAAAAAAAAAATTAACGAACATAACTATCGTTATCATATTCTGGATGAGCCCTTAATTAGTGATGCAGCTTACGACAAGCTTTTTCGTGAATTAGAAGATCTCGAAAAACAACATCCCGAGCTTATTAGCAATGATTCCCCCACCCAACGTGTCGGCAGTGCCCCTTTAACATCCTTCCAACAAGTCCAGCATGCCATCCCCATGCTTTCTTTGGAAAATGCCTTTTCTGAAAAAGAAGTACTCGCTTTTAATAAGCGCATACAAGAACGTTTACATACCGAAAAAGATATAGAGTATTCCTGTGAACCCAAATTAGATGGCATTGCCGTGAGCTTAATCTACCATAAGGGGCAATTAATTCGTGCTGCAACTCGAGGCGATGGCAATACCGGAGAAGATATTACTTTAAATATTCGCACCATTTTGAGCATTCCTTTACAGCTTCGAGCTTCAAATTATCCTACGCGCTTAGAAGTACGCGGAGAAGTGTATATTCCCAAAAAAGCTTTTCAACAACTTAACGACCGATTAAAAGAAGCCGGCGAAAAAACCTTTGTTAACCCACGTAACGCAGCAGCGGGGAGTTTACGGCAATTAAATCCGAAAATTACTGCGCAACGTTCTCTCGCTTTTTTTACACATAGTGTCGGACAAATTGAAGATGGCAAATTGGCCCCTACACACACTTTAATTTTAGATCAATTTAAACATTGGGGTTTACCGCGTTGCCCACAAACTCAGACTGCCAAAAATATTTCAGCCTGCTTAGCGTATTATCATAAAATAGAAAAACAACGCCCTACGCTGCCCTATGAAATTGATGGCGTCGTCTACAAAGTAAATGCTATCGCTTTACAACAGCAACTAGGCTTTGTTTCGCGTGCTCCACGCTGGGCACTGGCTCATAAATTCCCTGCTGAAGAGGAACTTACGCAAGTGCTGGCCATTGAATTTCAAGTCGGTCGTACCGGAGCCTTAACCCCAGTAGCCCGATTACAGCCGGTTTTTGTGGGTGGGGCTACGATTAGCAATGCCACTTTACATAACATGGACGAAGTTAAACGCAAAGACATACGGGTAGGTGATACGGTTATCATTCGTAGGGCGGGAGATGTTATTCCCGAAATCGTCAGTGTTGTTAAAGAAAAAAGGCCTGTCCATACCCTAGCTTTAAAGCTACCTAAACATTGCCCTATCTGCGGCTCAGATATCGTTAAAATAGCAACCGAATCTGCCGCGCGTTGCAGTGGTGCGCTCTATTGTCCAGCGCAACGTAAAGAAGCTATTAAACACTTCGCCTCCCGTAAAGCCATGAATATTGAAGGCTTAGGTAATAAGTTAGTCGATCAGTTAGTTGATACCGGTTTAATTAAAGATGTGTCTGATTTGTATCATTTAATGCCTGAACAATTAGCCGATCTGGAGCATCTGGGTGAAAAATCTGCTTTGAAATTATGCGAGGCCATAAGCGCTAGTAAAAAAACCAGCTTAACCCGTTTCTTATATGGGCTGGGGATACGTGATGTAGGTATAACCACAGCTCAAAACCTTGCTCAACATTTTCAAGATCTGAAATCCATCATGCATGCCGGCGAAGCATCCCTGCAAGCAATTACCGATATAGGTCCTGTGGTCGCGGCGCATGTCAAAAAATTCTTTAACGAATCTCATAACCTTGAGGTGATCAAAAATCTATTGGCCACCGGAATTACTTGGCCAAAACCGACCGTTATTAACGCACAGCACACCTCGCTCTTAACCGGGAAAAGCTTTGTCTTAACCGGTAGCTTATCAGAATTAAGTCGCGAGCAGACCGTCGCTTTACTGCAAGAACTCGGGGCAAAAGTCAGTTCTAGCGTAAGCAAAAAAACCGATTATGTGATTGTGGGCAAAGACCCTGGTTCTAAGCTCACCCGCGCCCAGGAATTAGGTCTAAGCATCCTGTCGGAAAAAAAATTTTTAGAGCTGTTAAAGAAGGCCAATTTATCGTAA